The Lysobacter panacisoli genome includes a window with the following:
- a CDS encoding DMT family transporter, which translates to MWTGTLYALAAGLMWGLVFVGPLLLPEYPAALQSVGRYLAFGLIALPLAWMDRAALRRLVRADWIEALKLVAIGNLLYYVCLASAIQRAGAPLPTMIIGTLPVVIAISANLRDHRRDGRLPWARLLPSLLLIAAGIACVNRVELDALRADPEADLKRYVQGALLALVAVACWTWYPLRNADWLRAHPDRSPRTWATAQGVATLPLALAGYVVVWVGTSLLGRDFPMPFGPRPWFFIGLMAAIGLFASWIGTLCWNAASQRLPTAVAGQLIVFETLAALAYAFILRGRAPEALTLVGIGLLIAGVMWALRIRPEPRAVEGHTG; encoded by the coding sequence ATGTGGACAGGAACCCTCTACGCACTCGCCGCCGGCCTGATGTGGGGCCTGGTATTCGTCGGCCCGCTGCTGCTGCCGGAATATCCGGCGGCGTTGCAGTCGGTCGGTCGCTACCTCGCCTTCGGCCTGATCGCCCTGCCGCTGGCGTGGATGGACCGCGCCGCGCTGCGGCGGCTGGTGCGCGCGGACTGGATCGAAGCGCTCAAGCTCGTCGCGATCGGCAACCTGCTCTATTACGTCTGCCTTGCCAGCGCGATCCAGCGCGCCGGCGCGCCGTTGCCGACGATGATCATCGGCACGCTGCCGGTGGTGATCGCGATAAGCGCGAACCTGCGCGACCACCGTCGCGACGGCCGCCTGCCGTGGGCGAGACTACTGCCCTCGCTGCTGTTGATCGCAGCGGGCATCGCCTGCGTGAACCGAGTCGAGCTGGACGCGCTGCGCGCCGATCCGGAGGCCGATCTCAAGCGCTACGTGCAGGGCGCGCTGCTGGCGCTGGTCGCGGTGGCCTGCTGGACCTGGTACCCGCTGCGCAACGCCGACTGGCTGCGCGCGCACCCCGATCGCAGTCCACGCACCTGGGCGACCGCGCAGGGAGTGGCGACGCTGCCGCTGGCGCTCGCCGGCTACGTGGTCGTGTGGGTCGGGACGAGTCTGCTCGGCCGTGATTTCCCGATGCCGTTCGGCCCGCGCCCGTGGTTCTTCATCGGCCTGATGGCGGCGATCGGCCTGTTCGCGTCGTGGATCGGCACGCTGTGCTGGAACGCCGCGAGCCAGCGCCTGCCGACCGCCGTGGCGGGACAGTTGATCGTGTTCGAGACGCTGGCCGCGCTGGCGTACGCGTTCATCCTGCGCGGGCGTGCGCCCGAGGCGCTGACCCTTGTCGGCATCGGCTTGCTGATCGCCGGGGTGATGTGGGCGCTGCGCATCCGCCCCGAGCCGCGCGCCGTGGAAGGCCATACCGGCTGA
- a CDS encoding class I SAM-dependent methyltransferase gives MKRLLLAALVPALLIAHADVAAQAKSKPAAKATAATAVDPALQAALRSPARDAKNVLRDQYRHPAETLSFFGLKPNQNVIEITPGGGWYTEILAPYLKDGGQYVAAMYDPAIPNQPQYRYRQSKALDERFANTAVYGKPAVRNFDPKAPNFGPAGSADLVLTFRNAHNWVDDGTADAYFKAFFDVLKPGGTLGVVDHRAKPGTDLEKMKTSGYLTEALVIELAQKAGFKLDAKSEVNANAKDTADHPNGVWTLPPTNQHDAKDDAKYKAIGESDRMTLRFVKP, from the coding sequence ATGAAACGTCTGCTGCTCGCCGCACTGGTTCCCGCCCTGCTGATCGCACACGCCGACGTCGCCGCGCAGGCCAAGTCGAAGCCCGCCGCCAAGGCGACTGCCGCGACTGCGGTCGATCCCGCACTGCAGGCCGCGCTGCGCTCGCCCGCGCGCGATGCCAAGAACGTGCTGCGCGACCAGTACCGCCATCCGGCCGAGACGCTGTCGTTCTTCGGCCTCAAGCCGAACCAGAACGTCATCGAGATCACGCCTGGCGGCGGCTGGTACACCGAGATACTCGCGCCGTACCTGAAGGACGGCGGCCAGTACGTCGCGGCCATGTACGACCCCGCGATCCCGAACCAGCCGCAGTATCGCTACCGCCAGAGCAAGGCGCTCGACGAGCGCTTCGCCAACACCGCGGTGTACGGCAAGCCGGCGGTGCGCAACTTCGATCCGAAGGCACCGAACTTCGGTCCGGCCGGTTCGGCCGACCTGGTGCTGACGTTCCGCAACGCGCACAACTGGGTCGACGACGGCACGGCGGATGCGTACTTCAAGGCGTTCTTCGACGTGCTCAAGCCGGGCGGCACGCTTGGCGTGGTCGACCATCGCGCCAAGCCGGGCACCGACCTGGAGAAGATGAAGACGTCCGGTTACCTCACCGAAGCGCTGGTGATCGAACTGGCGCAAAAGGCCGGCTTCAAGCTTGACGCGAAGAGCGAGGTCAATGCGAATGCGAAGGACACCGCCGACCATCCCAATGGCGTGTGGACGCTGCCGCCGACCAACCAGCACGACGCCAAGGACGACGCCAAGTACAAGGCGATCGGCGAAAGCGATCGCATGACGCTGCGCTTCGTGAAGCCGTAA
- a CDS encoding TonB-dependent siderophore receptor, translating into MAGASSAAFAQSAPARDSATDLDSVEVRAPIARSSGTVTKTDTPIREIPQSISVVTDQQMRDRAVHGVEEAVWYTAGAQGGGYGGDPRSDWLLLRGFTPARYMDGLSLAEGSGTGITRIEPYGLERIEVLKGPSSVTYGAMPPGGMINYVSKRPTEEALREVELQVGSYDMFQLAGDFGGKLTDDGVWTYRLTALARNSDDQVDYVHDDRYYFAPSLTWKPDEANSLTLLARWQKNDTVAGAGFLPAEGTLLPNPHGKIPADRFTGEPGYNNYDKTMASVGWEYFHDFGGGTTFRQNLRYGETTIDPSTSVGAFGLLADQRTLFRYLWNTEEESKTFGVDNQLQFEFNTGAAQHTLLTGLDYRRLRNEYASAFAFTAPTLDIFNPVYGAPIVEPDFTSRTRQEQSQFGLYAQDQIKVGRWVATLGARQDWVGTDTHEVIGGAQGHQSDDKFSGRVGVNYLFDNGIAPYVGWSQSFQPTVGTDFAGNAFVPTTGEQIEAGVKYQPASNRILATLAVYKLVQENTLVVDPNHTLYSIQQGETEVQGVELEGRWNIGNGLSVYGAYAYIDSEVTKSTDPLSLGAEIPLQPKQSASLGADYTITSGVLAGLGFGAGVRYTGEHFGDAYNLWETPSYTLFDAAVHYDIGAWRLQLNAANVGDKEYVSACNSVTWCYYGYPRTITATARLQW; encoded by the coding sequence ATGGCCGGCGCTTCCTCTGCCGCATTCGCCCAGTCCGCGCCGGCGCGGGACAGCGCCACCGACCTCGACTCGGTCGAAGTCCGCGCGCCGATCGCCCGCAGCAGCGGCACCGTCACCAAGACCGACACGCCGATCCGCGAGATCCCGCAGTCGATCTCGGTGGTGACCGACCAGCAGATGCGCGATCGCGCAGTCCACGGCGTCGAGGAAGCGGTGTGGTACACGGCCGGTGCGCAGGGCGGCGGCTACGGCGGCGATCCGCGCAGCGACTGGTTGCTGCTGCGCGGCTTCACGCCGGCGCGCTACATGGACGGCCTGTCGCTGGCGGAAGGTTCCGGCACCGGCATCACCCGCATCGAACCGTACGGCCTGGAGCGCATCGAAGTACTGAAGGGCCCGTCGTCGGTGACCTACGGCGCGATGCCTCCGGGCGGCATGATCAACTACGTCAGCAAGCGTCCGACCGAAGAAGCGCTGCGTGAAGTCGAACTGCAGGTCGGCAGCTACGACATGTTCCAGCTCGCCGGCGATTTCGGCGGCAAGCTGACCGACGATGGCGTGTGGACATATCGCCTCACCGCGCTGGCGCGCAACAGCGACGACCAGGTCGACTACGTGCACGACGACCGCTACTACTTCGCGCCCTCACTGACGTGGAAGCCGGACGAGGCCAACTCGCTGACGCTGCTCGCGCGCTGGCAGAAGAACGACACCGTCGCCGGCGCAGGCTTCCTGCCGGCGGAAGGGACGCTGCTGCCGAACCCGCACGGCAAGATCCCGGCGGACCGTTTCACCGGTGAGCCGGGGTACAACAATTACGACAAGACGATGGCGTCGGTCGGCTGGGAGTACTTCCACGACTTCGGCGGCGGCACCACGTTCCGCCAGAACCTGCGCTACGGCGAGACGACGATCGACCCGAGCACGTCGGTCGGCGCGTTCGGCCTGCTGGCCGACCAGCGCACGCTGTTCCGCTACCTGTGGAACACCGAGGAAGAGAGCAAGACTTTCGGCGTCGACAACCAGCTGCAGTTCGAGTTCAACACCGGCGCGGCGCAGCACACGCTGCTGACCGGCCTGGACTACCGTCGCCTGCGCAATGAGTACGCCTCGGCATTCGCGTTCACCGCACCGACGCTGGACATCTTCAATCCGGTGTACGGCGCGCCGATCGTCGAGCCCGACTTCACCTCGCGCACGCGCCAGGAGCAGTCGCAGTTCGGCCTGTACGCGCAGGACCAGATCAAGGTCGGTCGCTGGGTGGCGACGCTGGGCGCACGCCAGGACTGGGTCGGCACCGATACGCATGAAGTCATCGGCGGTGCGCAGGGCCATCAGAGCGACGACAAGTTCTCCGGTCGTGTCGGTGTGAACTACCTGTTCGATAACGGCATCGCGCCGTACGTGGGCTGGTCGCAGTCGTTCCAGCCGACGGTGGGCACCGACTTCGCCGGCAACGCGTTCGTGCCGACCACGGGCGAACAGATCGAAGCGGGCGTGAAGTACCAGCCGGCCAGCAACCGCATCCTCGCCACGCTGGCCGTGTACAAGCTGGTGCAGGAGAACACGCTGGTGGTCGATCCGAACCACACGCTGTATTCGATCCAGCAGGGCGAAACGGAAGTGCAGGGCGTCGAGCTGGAAGGCCGCTGGAACATCGGCAACGGCCTGAGCGTGTACGGCGCGTACGCGTACATCGACTCGGAAGTCACCAAGTCGACCGATCCGCTGTCGCTGGGCGCGGAAATCCCGCTGCAGCCCAAGCAGTCGGCCTCGCTCGGCGCGGACTACACCATCACCTCCGGCGTGCTGGCAGGCCTGGGCTTCGGCGCCGGCGTGCGCTACACCGGCGAGCACTTCGGCGACGCGTACAACCTGTGGGAAACGCCGTCGTACACGCTGTTCGACGCCGCCGTGCACTACGACATCGGTGCGTGGCGCCTGCAGCTGAACGCGGCGAACGTGGGCGACAAGGAGTACGTGAGCGCCTGCAACAGCGTCACCTGGTGCTACTACGGCTATCCGCGCACGATCACCGCGACCGCGCGACTGCAGTGGTAA
- a CDS encoding pseudouridine synthase produces the protein MLIAFNKPYGVLCQFTDRSTPPRRTLAEFGLPPDVYAAGRLDHDSEGLLLLTDDGALAHRLTDPRHKSPKTYFVQVEGEPHDDHIDALRRGVTLNDGPTRPAKARRIDDPALWPRDPPVRFRKTVPDAWLELTISEGRNRQVRRMTAAVGLPTLRLVRVAIGAHRLDTLMPGEWRICD, from the coding sequence ATGCTCATCGCGTTCAACAAGCCTTACGGCGTGCTGTGTCAGTTCACCGACCGCAGCACGCCGCCGCGACGCACGCTGGCGGAGTTCGGCCTGCCGCCCGATGTCTACGCGGCGGGCCGGCTGGACCACGACAGCGAAGGACTGCTGCTGCTCACCGACGACGGTGCGCTCGCGCACCGTTTGACCGATCCGCGCCACAAGTCGCCCAAGACCTACTTCGTGCAGGTGGAGGGCGAACCGCACGATGACCATATCGACGCGCTGCGCCGCGGCGTGACACTCAACGACGGACCGACCCGTCCTGCCAAGGCGCGACGCATCGACGATCCGGCCCTGTGGCCGCGCGATCCACCGGTGCGTTTTCGCAAGACCGTGCCCGATGCCTGGCTCGAACTGACCATCAGCGAAGGCCGCAATCGCCAGGTACGGCGCATGACCGCCGCGGTCGGACTGCCGACGCTGCGACTGGTGCGCGTGGCGATCGGCGCGCATCGGCTGGATACTTTGATGCCCGGCGAGTGGCGCATCTGCGACTGA
- a CDS encoding LysR substrate-binding domain-containing protein, translated as MSRPPLQALLGFIAAARTGNLTRAAESMHLTVSALSHQIRAIEERLDRRLFVRGARGVKLTEHGQALFDRIAPHLEAIEQALQPRRGRRDDALALTLMPSFASSWLVPRLPSFLAAHPQLEISLQSNIDPIDFARESSIDAGIRFGPGKWPGLEAVHLFDDWMTPTASPKLIERLGRPTLATLSEFPLLGAPGGRWSEWFARYGGSPPARFVAIFDDSENLHRAAAEGMGIVLGRITLARPLIEAGRLVELFDERLKTEFAHYLVYPSRSADHRGLATFRDWLLGEAEVYASSDAMAPAGARAAKKTARAKPKKANKPGARAVR; from the coding sequence ATGAGCCGTCCACCGCTGCAGGCACTGCTCGGTTTCATCGCCGCCGCACGCACCGGCAACCTGACCCGCGCGGCCGAGTCGATGCATCTGACCGTCAGCGCCCTGAGCCACCAGATCCGCGCGATCGAGGAACGCCTCGACCGCCGCCTGTTCGTGCGTGGCGCGCGCGGCGTGAAACTCACCGAGCACGGCCAAGCCCTGTTCGACCGCATCGCACCGCATCTGGAAGCGATCGAGCAGGCCCTGCAGCCGCGACGCGGACGCCGCGACGATGCGCTCGCGCTGACCCTGATGCCCTCGTTCGCATCCAGCTGGCTGGTGCCGCGCCTGCCGAGTTTCCTCGCCGCGCACCCGCAGCTGGAGATCAGCCTGCAGTCGAACATCGATCCGATCGATTTCGCGCGCGAGAGCTCGATTGACGCCGGCATCCGCTTTGGTCCGGGCAAGTGGCCGGGACTGGAAGCGGTGCACCTGTTCGACGACTGGATGACGCCGACCGCAAGCCCGAAGCTGATCGAACGCCTCGGCCGGCCGACGCTCGCCACGCTCAGCGAGTTCCCGCTGCTCGGTGCGCCGGGCGGGCGCTGGAGCGAATGGTTCGCGCGTTATGGCGGTTCGCCGCCGGCGCGCTTCGTGGCGATCTTCGACGATTCGGAGAACCTGCACCGTGCCGCTGCCGAAGGCATGGGCATCGTGCTCGGGCGCATCACCCTGGCGCGCCCGCTGATCGAGGCCGGCAGGCTGGTCGAGCTGTTCGACGAGCGGCTGAAGACGGAATTCGCGCACTACCTCGTCTACCCGTCGCGCTCGGCGGACCATCGCGGGCTGGCGACGTTCCGCGACTGGCTGCTCGGCGAAGCGGAGGTTTACGCCAGCAGCGATGCGATGGCGCCCGCCGGCGCCCGCGCCGCGAAGAAGACGGCGCGCGCCAAGCCGAAGAAGGCGAACAAGCCCGGCGCACGTGCCGTTCGTTGA
- a CDS encoding PepSY-associated TM helix domain-containing protein: MKLSSNTLRTFTTLHTWVGLVAGFALFVAFYAGAITIFHHELQAWQSPHGVERPVETLDDAQHLLDETLSRHPEARKHVGMVFPGDEYPVTATYWQDAQGQWRFATLDALDGTDEMPGGALSELVNALHYSLGIPVAGAYLMGIVSLLYGLALVSGVIIHLPKLVDDLFALRPGRNLKRLWQDAHNVIGVLSLPMHVMFAVTGALLCLVMVVMFALNPLVYRGQLMQALGPAMDTAPQIAAAGRAQAPGSLAMWQARSIEIARAQGLESFEPAYLKLANAGDANATVEITGESPGALGPLGAVALNANTGALLSTQLPGQRDANHVTLAAAYALHFGEYGNVWVRWLYFLLGLGGAFLFYSGNLLWIESRRKRRQAQQGRAQLWMARATVGVCIGVCVAISVAFVATQWLQSGAMRDAAQLGFGVNLACFVAWGLCALWAALRPPIRAAQELLWLAAIVTTAVPFAHGLATGAWWWTSAAAGHWDLFAIDAGALAIAVGFAWLARVTARRAREGEPNSVWTAVPSTATAPVEAPQT, encoded by the coding sequence ATGAAACTCTCCTCCAACACGCTGCGTACGTTCACCACGCTGCATACCTGGGTCGGACTGGTCGCGGGCTTCGCGCTGTTCGTCGCGTTCTACGCCGGCGCGATCACGATCTTCCACCACGAACTGCAGGCGTGGCAGTCGCCGCATGGCGTGGAGCGTCCGGTCGAAACACTGGACGACGCGCAGCACCTGCTCGACGAAACGCTGTCGCGACATCCGGAAGCGCGAAAGCACGTCGGCATGGTGTTCCCGGGCGATGAGTACCCGGTCACCGCCACGTACTGGCAGGACGCGCAGGGTCAGTGGCGTTTCGCCACGCTCGACGCACTCGACGGCACCGACGAGATGCCTGGCGGCGCGCTGTCGGAACTGGTCAACGCGCTGCACTACTCGCTGGGCATTCCCGTCGCCGGCGCCTACCTGATGGGCATCGTCAGCCTGCTGTACGGGCTGGCGCTGGTGTCGGGCGTTATCATCCATCTGCCGAAGCTGGTGGACGACCTGTTCGCGCTGCGTCCGGGCCGCAACCTCAAGCGGCTGTGGCAGGACGCGCACAACGTCATCGGCGTGCTGAGCCTGCCGATGCACGTGATGTTCGCCGTCACCGGCGCCCTGCTGTGCCTGGTGATGGTGGTGATGTTCGCGCTCAACCCATTGGTGTACCGCGGCCAGCTGATGCAGGCGCTGGGCCCGGCGATGGACACCGCGCCGCAGATCGCTGCGGCCGGTCGCGCGCAGGCGCCGGGTTCGCTGGCGATGTGGCAGGCACGCTCGATCGAAATCGCACGCGCGCAGGGGCTGGAGTCGTTTGAACCTGCGTACCTCAAGCTCGCCAACGCCGGCGATGCCAACGCCACGGTCGAGATCACCGGCGAATCGCCCGGCGCGCTGGGCCCGCTCGGCGCGGTCGCACTCAACGCTAACACCGGCGCGCTGCTGAGCACGCAGCTGCCCGGCCAGCGCGACGCCAACCACGTAACGCTCGCGGCGGCTTACGCGCTGCACTTTGGCGAGTACGGCAACGTGTGGGTGCGCTGGCTGTACTTCCTGCTCGGCCTCGGCGGCGCGTTCCTGTTCTACTCCGGCAACCTGTTGTGGATCGAGTCGCGCCGCAAGCGCCGGCAGGCGCAGCAGGGGCGCGCGCAGTTGTGGATGGCGCGTGCCACGGTCGGCGTATGCATCGGCGTGTGCGTGGCGATCTCGGTCGCGTTCGTCGCCACGCAGTGGCTGCAGTCCGGTGCGATGCGCGATGCGGCGCAGCTCGGCTTCGGCGTGAACCTCGCGTGCTTCGTCGCGTGGGGGCTGTGCGCGCTGTGGGCTGCGCTGCGACCGCCGATCCGCGCGGCGCAGGAACTGTTGTGGCTGGCCGCGATCGTCACCACGGCAGTGCCGTTCGCGCATGGTCTCGCCACCGGTGCGTGGTGGTGGACCAGCGCGGCGGCGGGGCATTGGGACCTGTTCGCGATCGACGCCGGCGCGCTGGCGATCGCGGTCGGTTTCGCCTGGCTCGCACGCGTGACCGCGCGTCGCGCGCGCGAGGGCGAACCCAACAGCGTGTGGACGGCGGTGCCGAGCACCGCGACCGCACCGGTCGAGGCGCCGCAGACCTAA
- a CDS encoding AraC family transcriptional regulator, which translates to MQGVPGQFEHTQDRAQFRRPAHRDGIELYRAHIVRHEFDPHTHDAYGLGAIESGVERFRYRGSEHLAPPDSRVMMNPDVLHTGHAETEGGWRYRMAYIDADVVQAVTGDDSWWFRDAVHHDPARAHRVTALLDALWHADEPLAFDSLLLSLLGTFRDQARIGRPDTPTAAPRFANVVEYLRANLAERVTLEELAAVADLSPFHFLRAFRDHHDVTPQQMLMAMRLAEAKRRLAAGDTPARVAAAVGLSDQAHLTRAFARRYAVTPARYRQQLRG; encoded by the coding sequence ATGCAGGGCGTTCCCGGACAGTTCGAGCACACCCAGGACCGGGCGCAGTTCAGGCGCCCGGCGCACCGTGACGGCATCGAGCTGTACCGCGCGCACATCGTGCGCCACGAATTCGATCCCCACACCCACGACGCCTACGGCCTCGGCGCGATCGAATCCGGAGTCGAGCGTTTCCGCTACCGCGGCAGCGAGCACCTGGCGCCGCCGGATTCGCGGGTGATGATGAATCCGGACGTGCTGCACACCGGCCACGCGGAAACCGAAGGCGGTTGGCGTTACCGCATGGCGTACATCGATGCGGATGTCGTGCAGGCCGTGACCGGCGACGACAGCTGGTGGTTCCGCGATGCCGTGCACCACGATCCGGCGCGCGCGCATCGCGTGACCGCGCTGCTCGATGCGTTGTGGCACGCCGACGAACCGCTGGCCTTCGACAGCCTGTTGCTGTCGTTGCTGGGCACGTTCCGCGACCAGGCGCGCATCGGCCGGCCCGACACACCTACCGCCGCGCCGCGTTTCGCGAATGTCGTCGAGTACCTTCGCGCGAACCTCGCCGAGCGCGTGACGCTGGAGGAGCTCGCCGCCGTCGCCGATCTCAGTCCCTTCCATTTCCTGCGCGCCTTCCGCGACCACCACGACGTCACGCCGCAGCAGATGCTGATGGCGATGCGGCTGGCCGAGGCCAAGCGTCGCCTCGCCGCGGGCGACACGCCGGCTCGTGTCGCCGCCGCGGTGGGGCTGAGCGACCAGGCCCACCTGACCCGGGCCTTCGCACGCCGTTACGCGGTCACGCCTGCGCGCTACCGGCAGCAGCTGCGCGGCTAG
- a CDS encoding DUF4344 domain-containing metallopeptidase has product MSTRLLIVLLSLALGAVSGAFGYSLIAGKRKAVELAAAREEGRKEAEKALQDDLAALKPVTFAKAADAEGKAGGVVFGYEYVKPKSAALEPFYKMAHDTDLLRKLPEVHAIDGMLMLPRPINYVTAECGEVNAFYSPERGEVVMCYETMKVLQERGRELAATNKLDEGYAQRYLDANVRFILLHETGHALIQLLQVPITGREEDAVDQLATTLMLRFAGLDESTTTVTENLRMASNWFLARSTGEYNLDAYADEHALGEQRYFNLQCLLYGSDPARYLSVVTDGDLPEARAKGCPEEARRISRSWLRLLLPYVAPKFEMTEEKANRLFEQREEERDRNTSIPYVRGE; this is encoded by the coding sequence ATGTCGACCCGACTCCTGATCGTGTTGTTGTCATTGGCGCTTGGCGCCGTAAGCGGGGCCTTTGGCTATTCATTGATCGCCGGCAAGCGCAAGGCGGTCGAGCTGGCGGCCGCGCGTGAGGAAGGCCGCAAGGAAGCCGAAAAGGCGCTCCAGGACGACCTTGCCGCGCTCAAGCCAGTCACCTTCGCCAAGGCCGCCGATGCCGAGGGCAAGGCCGGCGGCGTGGTGTTCGGCTACGAGTACGTCAAGCCGAAGAGCGCTGCGCTGGAACCCTTCTACAAGATGGCCCACGACACCGACCTGCTGCGCAAGCTGCCGGAAGTGCACGCCATCGACGGCATGTTGATGCTGCCGCGCCCGATCAACTACGTCACCGCCGAATGCGGCGAGGTCAACGCGTTCTATTCGCCCGAACGCGGCGAAGTGGTGATGTGCTACGAGACGATGAAGGTGCTGCAGGAGCGCGGCCGCGAACTGGCCGCGACCAACAAGCTCGACGAGGGCTACGCGCAGCGCTACCTGGATGCGAACGTGCGCTTCATCCTGCTGCACGAGACCGGTCATGCGCTGATCCAGTTGCTGCAGGTCCCGATCACCGGCCGCGAGGAGGATGCGGTGGACCAGCTCGCGACCACGCTGATGCTGCGTTTCGCCGGGCTGGACGAATCCACGACCACGGTGACGGAGAACCTGCGCATGGCATCGAACTGGTTCCTCGCGCGCAGCACCGGCGAGTACAACCTCGATGCCTACGCCGACGAGCATGCGCTCGGCGAGCAGCGCTATTTCAACCTGCAATGCCTGCTGTACGGCAGCGATCCGGCGCGCTATCTCAGCGTGGTCACCGACGGCGACCTGCCCGAGGCGCGCGCCAAGGGTTGCCCGGAAGAAGCGCGACGGATCAGTCGTTCGTGGCTGCGCCTGCTGCTGCCGTACGTGGCGCCGAAGTTCGAGATGACCGAAGAGAAGGCGAACCGCCTGTTCGAACAGCGCGAAGAGGAACGCGACCGCAACACCAGCATTCCCTACGTGCGCGGCGAGTAG